A single window of Anopheles moucheti chromosome 2, idAnoMoucSN_F20_07, whole genome shotgun sequence DNA harbors:
- the LOC128305127 gene encoding uncharacterized protein LOC128305127 isoform X3 yields the protein MMMDMLGSPSGGNQLPNNHFHSDSQLERTSWDYSTVTLSRVTGYGFGIAVSGGRDNPHFANGDPSIAVSDVLKNGPAEGQLQVNDRIISVNGVSLENVEYATAVQVLRDSGNTVTLMVKRRVPNHSLMHPLPGANMHGMAVGSGGGGVGGLPGGLAGPGAGAMGGMATGVGMNSHQHQHSISSTGLGLGANNGSQQQIKVIVTKANKKDDFGIVLGCRLFIREISSKTKDQLAANGYSLQEGDLVTRIHNTNCNDSMSLKEAKKIIDGCKERLTLAVLREPNGVSGNYGGGPTGGTASGMQSPVYSHTAQVSNCSNMDDNYLNGTGSYSGQNLYVQPPTRPSAMSTLLADDKSNLTPRGRSRGPLTDISLQQLDRPSTPPGTSSRTADTGAAGHSRSRSVVDEPPRPPPPRGEDFYATRRQLVEEKPPTTEPRYITFQKEGSVGIRLTGGNEVGIFVTAVQQNSPASVQGLVTGDKILKVNDMDMNGVTREEAVLFLLSLQDRIDLIVQYCKEEFDSITAQQRGDSFHIKTHFHCDTPTKGELSFKAGDVFRVIDTLYNGVVGAWQVLRIGRGHQELQRGVIPNKARAEELATVQFNASKKELNSSESRVSFFRRRRSTHRRSKSLSRENWDDVVFSDAISKFPAYERVVLRHPGFVRPVVIFGPVADIARERLMKDFPDKYTAPLQDDDKGSSKCGGIVRLSNIRDIMDRGKHALLDVTPNAVDRLNYAQFYPIVIFLKADTKHTIKQMRQGLPKSAHKSSKKLFEQCQKLERVWSHVFSTTINLNDPDTWYRKLRDSIDQQQSGAVWMSETKPVESLSDDFLFPMTTSRLSYASSPESDLELSPGPSASLSLGNLPQLVKSSSDPSIATNQDNLDRDRELGDGMPPPYTNPYEHAPHSRRMTVDNKYGFSSSKNGGGAPAMNPEDAIYGSSTSRAAPPLQGSSNGPHFGAVPDLPPRIDRASKPPNATGASSTPGSSLPSRNSSSGGTLGRSAQERLFGNGKQSSGDTLHDPTSGHDEYSSRNQLLGHGGGPDKRPALPSMVNGGTTAPGAGSSLERNANTSLDRGAGGRTAGHHHPASSGSNPNTSSKANGSYDSVSSYDSYNTSSQLTAQNMRLGPNAPDDLKSVPNNRNGAHSLGGNVSGISEYGRNPSMNTSSDMLLTTARSNYNGTGAHETLTQRNSGDRSGGGMNMPQRPTNLVLDSPRKHIIETKTDYGKYSRNNSASQADYSKPNKGPSMIGSPGQPPGAAMGANLGNGAPFKPVPPPKPKNYRPPVGGTGNNGSALHHSGQWDNGEPISPRSPDGFYYPPMASSHYHQGMAHNVPSSPNNGGSHAPGMHPYNPYTVGNGASGGNGGPMYNGNTNGSHSYMSNGVRDMGAMGASNGYNNGNAQYPYGNTYMHRGNMPPLHPSDRHALDLAGSREQRGSAFELYRKPQLGTMVGHHHNIRDMEPMMSIHEFNQHQQHLMHQERMRQLQQQPLPPIPGPPPRGPYPGHDPSLPPELPAKPPKKNILKSPLKAIKNAFIKSTRPLRRQVSLVGDTDKKSLRPILKRQHSLMESRSARMRMTDQQQQQQQLYDQRSMYAQEMQQQAYYNDRRYPSSYQGPYSPQPVRGYHRHEPFYPKDGNSTYQNLELESMYGNHGRGYYDQQSDGQGYYQPDENLYANRALIELERGRAPLGPGATVSTLGRRIVRRHSMADRTAPSPSFNQLNRRRMGSERAPHHASIVDHHRAAMANVSHGSGHDESIYQSKSGSFLYNEAREHTRRAFEEPVYQSRREMHRDHLYQSKQQMQDRIQQSRMVEIQPPPTQQQPHGSSPASGNGSSSGMGGTTTSAASDRFLRNQGLPGGGGTTASGSCSSSPNSPSSSSCKSGYSSSRNGGEMRERRTQMREQIYQSRKEAMESMAEPVYVSRRELKHEPIYESKNEHESATSMVEVVEQSVNQMQGLSLNVAETVADGDLKDVKLKEPETSTTTNHDVRKSPNATPSVTRKPHSLGAPLAAEEDDDVEEEEDEQEKSGERTLTVSNQNDSAFDKLMTGAQCPGSPVATSSPVMVPPCIGTPKSIRATHISNFLKRTAPPVMPPPPPPPTASTTHNRPPQGLLGPVYASRTSIETQYTTTATGSQMSLPIGPPNATSTPFASELSLGLPPPRQPITRRGMFDASGGSLADPVWNVSLQIPAGAIPPGVQQEIYFTVTDPRLSESVGGPPLDMENGETMLSPLVMCGPQGTEFLKPVTLNIPHCAGRTASLGLSLKATDSEKNLQTDWEDIDLPSNTAAHTVSVKVDHF from the exons ATGATGATGGATATGCTCGGTTCCCCGAGCGGTGGCAACCAGTTGCCTAACAACCACTTTCACAGTGACTCGCAG CTGGAGAGAACGTCATGGGATTACAGCACGGTAACACTTTCCCGCGTAACCGGTTACGGGTTTGGCATAGCAGTGTCCGGTGGTCGTGATAATCCTCACTTCGCCAACGGTGACCCATCGATCGCGGTTAGCGACGTGCTGAAGAATGGTCCGGCCGAGGGTCAACTACA AGTAAACGATCGGATCATTTCCGTTAACGGTGTGTCTTTAGAAAACGTGGAGTACGCCACTGCTGTACAGGTGCTGCGCGATAGTGGCAATACCGTGACACTGATGGTGAAACGACGCGTACCCAATCACAGTCTGATGCATCCACTTCCGGGTGCGAATATGCATGGGATGGCAGTCGGATCGGGTGGAGGTGGTGTTGGAGGGCTGCCCGGTGGATTGGCGGGACCTGGCGCTGGTGCGATGGGCGGAATGGCGACCGGTGTGGGGATGAATTCACATCAGCACCAGCATAGCATCAGCTCGACCGGCCTGGGTCTCGGTGCAAATAATGGATCTCAGCAGCAAATCAAAGTCATCGTCACGAAGGCGAACAAAAAGGACGACTTCGGCATTGTTCTGGGTTGCCGATTGTTTATACGG GAAATATCATCAAAGACAAAGGATCAGCTAGCGGCAAATGGGTACTCACTGCAGGAAGGTGATTTGGTAACACGAATCCACAACACTAACTGTAATGATTCGATGAGCCTTAAAGAGgcgaaaaaaatcattgacGGTTGCAAAGAGCGGTTAACGCTTGCGGTGTTGCGCGAACCGAATGGTGTCAGTGGGAACTATGGTGGCGGGCCGACTGGTGGAACTGCTTCCGGTATGCAATCGCCTGTCTACTCCCATACGGCCCAGGTGTCCAACTGTAGCAATATGGATGATAATTATCTCAACGGAACTGGTTCATACTCGGGGCAGAATTTGTACGTGCAACCACCGACGCGACCGTCCGCCATGAGTACGCTGTTGGCAGATGATAAAAGCAACCTCACGCCGAGAGGACGTTCCAGGGGACCGTTGACAGATATTTCGCTGCAGCAGCTCGATCGTCCCAGCACGCCACCGGGAACGTCTAGCCGCACGGCGGACACGGGAGCTGCCGGACATTCGCGATCACGCAGTGTCGTTGACGAGCCACcgagaccaccaccaccaagagGTGAAGATTTCTACGCAACCCGCCGCCAGCTTGTGGAGGAAAAACCCCCCACGACCGAACCACGATACATCACATTCCAAAAGGAAGGTTCGGTCGGGATACGGCTGACGGGCGGTAACGAGGTGGGCATCTTTGTGACGGCTGTACAACAGAACAGTCCCGCCTCCGTTCAGGGTCTCGTAACGGGGGACAAAATATTGAAGGTCAACGATATGGACATGAACGGAGTTACCAGAGAGGAGGCTGTCCTCTTTCTGCTTAGCTTGCAAGATCGCATCGATCTGATCGTACAGTACTGCAAGGAGGAGTTCGATAGCATTACGGCACAGCAGCGGGGCGATTCGTTCCATATCAAAACGCATTTCCACTGCGATACGCCAACGAAAGGTGAACTGTCCTTCAAAGCCGGCGATGTGTTCCGGGTGATCGATACACTGTACAATGGTGTAGTCGGTGCCTGGCAGGTGCTGCGCATCGGCCGTGGACATCAGGAGCTGCAACGCGGTGTCATTCCGAACAAGGCCCGGGCCGAGGAGCTGGCAACGGTGCAGTTCAACGCGAGCAAGAAGGAGCTGAATTCTTCCGAGTCGCGCGTTAGCTTCTTCCGCAGGCGTCGCTCGACTCACCGCCGCTCAAAGTCCCTTTCGCGCGAGAACTGGGATGATGTGGTGTTCTCAGATGCCATCTCGAAATTCCCGGCATACGAGCGTGTCGTGTTAAGGCATCCGGGCTTTGTGCGTCCCGTTGTCATCTTTGGTCCGGTGGCGGACATAGCGCGCGAGCGTTTAATGAAAGATTTCCCCGACAAATATACGGCACCGCTGCAGGACGATGATAAGGGCTCGTCCAAGTGTGGTGGTATCGTGCGTCTGTCTAACATTCGTGACATTATGGACCGTGGCAAACATGCGCTGCTGGACGTGACACCGAATGCGGTCGATCGCCTGAACTACGCTCAGTTCTACCCGATAGTGATATTTTTGAAGGCggatacaaaacacacaatcaaGCAGATGCGTCAGGGATTACCAAAATCGGCACACAAGAGCAGCAAGAAGCTGTTCGAGCAGTGTCAGAAGCTGGAACGTGTTTGGTCCCATGTGTTCAGCACAACGATCAACCTGAACGATCCGGACACGTGGTATCGGAAGCTTAGGGACTCGATCGACCAGCAACAGAGTGGTGCAGTTTGGATGTCGGAGACTAAG CCCGTAGAATCTTTGTCCGATGATTTCCTGTTCCCCATGACCACATCCCGTCTTTCCTACGCCTCGAGTCCAGAATCGGATCTGGAGCTAAGCCCGGGCCCATCAGCATCACTCTCATTGGGCAACTTGCCACAGTTGGTGAAATCCAGCTCTGATCCATCGATTGCCACTAATCAGGATAACTTGGATAGGGATAGAGAACTCGGTGACGGCATGCCACCACCATACACG AATCCGTACGAACATGCTCCCCACTCGCGTCGAATGACCGTTGATAACAAGTATGGATTTTCATCAAGCaaaaatggtggtggtgccccGGCAATGAATCCAGAAGATGCCATTTACGGTTCGTCTACTTCGAGGGCGGCTCCACCGTTACAAGGTTCATCGAATGGTCCACACTTCGGAGCGG TTCCAGATTTACCTCCCCGTATCGATAGAGCGTCCAAACCGCCCAACGCGACCGGTGCTTCTAGTACGCCCGGGTCTTCGTTGCCTTCGCGTAACTCAAGCTCGGGCGGTACACTTGGCCGTTCTGCACAGGAACGACTCTTCGGCAATGGGAAACAATCATCCGGTGATACGTTACACGATCCCACATCGGGACACGATGAATACAGCAGTAGAAATCAACTGCTGGGACACGGAGGAGGACCCGACAAACGACCAGCGCTTCCATCGATGGTAAACGGTGGAACGACGGCCCCGGGCGCCGGTAGCTCCTTGGAGCGTAACGCCAACACATCACTGGATCGCGGTGCAGGTGGGCGTACGGCtggtcatcatcatcctgctTCGTCCGGCAGCAATCCGAACACGTCGAGTAAAGCGAACGGATCGTACGATAGTGTCTCCAGCTACGATTCTTACAATACATCATCGCAGCTGACCGCACAGAATATGAGGTTAGGACCCAATGCACCCGATGATCTGAAATCGGTGCCCAA CAATCGGAATGGAGCACATTCACTGGGAGGAAACGTATCAGGCATTTCAGAGTATGGAAGAAATCCTTCAATGAACACCTCATCTGATATGTTGCTCACAACAGCTAGAAGCAACTATAATG GTACTGGAGCTCATGAAACGTTAACGCAACGAAACTCAGGTGATCGTTCCGGTGGTGGTATGAATATGCCACAAAGACCAACCAATCTCGTGCTGGACAGTCCACGGAAGCACATCATCGAAACTAAAACGGATTACGGCAAATACAG TCGAAACAATTCAGCATCGCAGGCCGATTACTCGAAGCCTAACAAAGGACCGTCGATGATTGGTTCACCAGGACAGCCACCCGGCGCTGCCATGGGAGCGAATTTGGGTAATGGCGCACCATTTAAACCTGTTCCCCCGCCAAAACCTAAAAATTACAGACCTCCAGTCGGCGGTACCGGAAACAATGGTTCTGCACTGCATCATTCAGGACAGTGGGATAATGGG GAACCGATTTCACCTCGCTCACCTGATGGTTTTTATTATCCTCCAATGGCTTCATCACATTACCACCAGGGGATGGCCCATAACGTGCCAAGTTCACCAAACAATGGCGGGTCCCATGCACCAGGTATGCATCCGTACAATCCGTACACGGTCGGAAATGGTGCTAGCGGCGGCAATGGAGGCCCAATGTACAACGGCAACACCAACGGTAGTCATTCTTATATGAGCAATGGTGTCAGGGACATGGGTGCAATGGGGGCAAGCAATGGTTATAACAACGGTAACGCACAATACCCCTACGGCAATACTTACATGCATAGAG GCAACATGCCACCACTACACCCATCCGATCGACATGCACTCGATCTCGCCGGAAGCCGAGAGCAACGAGGATCGGCATTCGAGCTttatcgcaaaccacaacttggTACGATGGTTGGGCACCACCACAACATACG AGACATGGAGCCCATGATGTCGATCCATGAGTTcaaccagcaccagcaacatCTGATGCATCAGGAACGGATGCGCCAGTTGCAGCAACAGCCATTACCACCCATACCCGGTCCCCCACCTCGTGGCCCTTATCCGGGGCACGATCCATCCCTGCCACCAGAGTTACCGGCCAAACCGCCGAAGAAAAACATTCTTAAATCACCGCTGAAAGCAATCAAGAACGCATTCATTAAGTCTACCCGTCCGCTACGGCGGCAGGTAAGTTTGGTGGGTGACACGGATAAAAAGTCGCTCAGACCGATACTGAAACGACAGCACTCGTTGATGGAATCACGATCAGCACGAATGCGCATGACggatcagcaacagcaacagcagcaactatACGATCAGCGTTCAATGTACGCACAAGAGATGCAGCAGCAGGCGTATTACAACGATCGACGCTATCCGTCGTCCTATCAGGGACCGTATTCTCCGCAACCCGTTCGCGGTTACCATCGCCATGAACCATTCTATCCAAAGGATGGGAACAGTACCTATCAGAACTTAGAGCTGGAATCAATGTACGGTAACCACGGTAGAGGATATTACGATCAACAAAGCGATGGCCAGGGTTACTACCAGCCGGACGAAAACTTGTACGCAAACCGGGCACTCATTGAACTAGAGCGTGGCAGAGCGCCTTTAGGACCGGGAGCAACGGTCAGTACGCTTGGGCGACGTATTGTACGTCGGCACAGTATGGCCGATCGCACTGCTCCATCGCCCAGCTTCAATCAACTGAACCGTCGACGAATGGGTTCCGAACGGGCTCCCCATCACGCCTCAATAGTGGATCACCACCGTGCGGCAATGGCCAACGTGAGTCACGGTTCTGGCCACGATGAGTCCATCTATCAGAGCAAGAGTGGCTCATTCCTGTACAACGAAGCACGTGAGCACACGCGCCGAGCATTCGAAGAGCCAGTGTATCAAAGTCGACGAGAAATGCACCGGGATCATTTGTACCAGAGCAAGCAGCAGATGCAAGATCGCATCCAGCAAAGCAGAATGGTTGAGATACAGCCACCACcaacgcaacaacaaccacacggTTCTTCGCCGGCTTCCGGTAATGGTAGTAGCTCGGGGATGGGTGGCACAACAACTTCCGCCGCAAGCGATCGTTTCCTGCGCAACCAGGGTctgcccggtggtggtggcactACTGCAAGCGGTTCCTGCTCTAGCTCTCCCAACTCACCGTCGAGCAGTTCTTGCAAAAGTGGGTACTCCTCTTCGCGCAACGGAGGGGAAATGCGCGAACGGCGCACACAGATGCGTGAACAGATTTATCAATCGCGCAAAGAAGCGATGGAATCCATGGCCGAACCAGTGTACGTTTCACGCCGAGAGCTCAAACATGAACCGATCTATGAATCGAAGAATGAGCACGAATCGGCCACATCCATGGTAGAAGTCGTGGAACAGTCGGTTAATCAAATGCAAGGCCTTTCTTTAAACGTGGCTGAAACAGTGGCCGACGGCGATCTTAAGGACGTGAAGTTAAAAGAGCCTGAAACGAGCACTACGACGAACCATGACGTACGAAAATCACCAAACGCCACTCCATCGGTTACACGAAAACCGCACAGCTTGGGTGCTCCTTTAGCCGCCGAAGAAGACGACGATgtggaggaggaagaagatGAGCAGGAAAAGAGTGGGGAACGGACGCTAACCGTAAGCAACCAAAACGATTCTGCCTTCGACAAACTGATGACTGGAGCCCAATGTCCCGGCAGTCCTGTTGCAACGTCATCCCCGGTGATGGTGCCACCGTGCATCGGTACACCGAAAAGTATCCGGGCGACGCACATTTCGAACTTTTTGAAACGAACTGCCCCGCCGGTAATGCCACCGCCTCCACCGCCACCGACAGCATCCACGACACACAATAGGCCCCCACAGGGACTGCTGGGTCCAGTGTACGCGAGCCGCACGTCCATCGAGACACAGTACACGACGACGGCGACCGGCTCACAGATGAGCCTACCGATCGGACCACCGAACGCGACCAGCACACCGTTTGCGAGTGAACTTTCGCTCGGGTTGCCACCGCCACGGCAACCCATTACCCGGCGCGGTATGTTCGATGCGTCCGGTGGCAGTCTGGCCGATCCCGTCTGGAACGTTTCGCTGCAGATACCGGCCGGTGCGATACCGCCGGGTGTACAGCAAGAGATCTACTTCACCGTCACCGATCCGCGGCTAAGCGAAAGCGTCGGTGGACCACCGCTGGACATGGAGAATG